One Aegilops tauschii subsp. strangulata cultivar AL8/78 chromosome 7, Aet v6.0, whole genome shotgun sequence genomic window carries:
- the LOC109777841 gene encoding vignain-like, with product MARAIATLCILMAIVLVAAMPAVSSIDITDRDLGSEESMWALYERWCEHLNVDCDHGDKARRFNVFKENARMIHEFNQGDAPYKLSLNLFGDMTDEEDDHVYGHCSNLTSDGGNRHQGKFTHGVVVARDDLPMYVDWRMMGYDQRPSAVTSVKRKIGCRACWAFAATAAVEGINSIRTRKLIPLSAQQLVDCDKKNFGCRGGNAQLAFKYIKENGGITSDANYPYVAFEQGRCLVPKKNPIITIDGFKRVPPNYELALMQAVASQPVVVVVDPNGFRRYGGGVFVGPCGTNLTHEMIVVGYGTTDEHDLKRRVDYWIIKNSWGAKWGEDGYIRMARGVSGLTEGLCGILMEASYPVKN from the coding sequence ATGGCAAGAGCAATTGCAACGTTATGTATACTTATGGCCATCGTGCTTGTTGCCGCTATGCCGGCAGTGAGCTCGATAGACATCACAGATAGGGACCTGGGGTCAGAGGAGTCCATGTGGGCACTATATGAGCGTTGGTGTGAGCATCTCAATGTGGATTGTGACCACGGTGACAAGGCTCGGCGATTTAATGTGTTCAAAGAAAATGCTCGCATGATCCACGAATTCAACCAAGGTGATGCACCCTACAAGCTGAGCCTAAACCTCTTCGGTGACATGACCGATGAAGAGGATGACCACGTGTACGGTCACTGCTCTAACCTCACGTCAGATGGTGGGAACCGGCACCAAGGCAAGTTCACACATGGCGTTGTTGTTGCGCGCGACGACCTCCCAATGTATGTGGACTGGCGCATGATGGGTTATGATCAACGCCCATCGGCGGTGACAAGCGTGAAGCGGAAAATTGGTTGTCGGGCCTGTTGGGCCTTTGCAGCGACGGCGGCCGTGGAGGGCATCAACTCTATTAGGACCAGGAAGCTGATTCCATTGTCCGCGCAACAACTTGTAGACTGCGACAAGAAAAATTTCGGCTGTCGTGGCGGCAACGCACAATTGGCCTTCAAGTACATAAAAGAAAACGGAGGCATCACCAGTGATGCTAACTATCCGTATGTTGCCTTTGAGCAGGGTCGTTGCTTGGTGCCAAAAAAGAACCCCATCATCACCATCGACGGCTTCAAACGGGTGCCGCCAAATTATGAGCTGGCCTTGATGCAGGCGGTGGCATCCCAACCGGTCGTTGTGGTAGTTGACCCGAATGGCTTCCGGCGATACGGGGGAGGCGTATTTGTGGGGCCGTGTGGGACGAATCTGACCCATGAAATGATAGTGGTGGGCTATGGCACCACCGATGAGCATGACCTCAAGAGACGTGTAGACTACTGGATCATAAAGAACTCATGGGGGGCAAAATGGGGTGAAGACGGCTACATCCGCATGGCACGCGGCGTGAGCGGTCTCACCGAGGGATTATGTGGCATCCTGATGGAAGCGTCATACCCAGTGAAAAATTAA